The Ovis aries strain OAR_USU_Benz2616 breed Rambouillet chromosome X, ARS-UI_Ramb_v3.0, whole genome shotgun sequence genomic sequence GCCACACCTGCAGAGCAAGGTCACCTTCAAACACATGTAGCAGTTAGACATGCACAGACGGGGAGGCGGAGTGCAGCCAGCACTTGCTCATCCACAGGGGCATCAGAGCTAGTGTAGTTTTGCCAACTCAGCAGTTCCCCAGAGATGTGCCAGTTCTACTGCTTGTTGCCTGGGAGGTACATCCCTGCCCTCTGGGAAATTGCCATGCAGGATCATAGAACCTCTGATCTGAGAGGGACCTTAGAGTGTATCTACCCCATTGCCCACCTCTACCGCATCACTGGTGATGCCCCTGACTTTCCGtctccagaggaacctggcaggctacagtccatggggtggcaaagagtcagacaggacataGCACTGAGCACAGAAATTTTTAGGAACAGTGGTAGGCTGCACAAAACATCAGTGGCTCCTAGTTTGCGGCCTCTGGTTTAATATCTTTCTTTCCCACTTGGCTCTCTGCTCCACAGGGGCACATGCCCCTGGGTCTGCTCTGCTCACCACAGTGTCTGGATtccacaaatggaaaaataaaaatagaagatggACCCACTCTCCCAGGAGAACACCAGGTTCAGAAAGAATACACTGGCATGGAGATGGCACTCTGTCACTCCTCGCCTCTTTTTCAGCTGCCCACTGGAAATGTCCCCATGTCCCTTTAAGCCCCACTCCCGGTTGACCCCTGCAGGCCTCCTTACCCTCTGCTCTGAAGTCATCCCATGGCCACATGGGTtctggtgggggcggggccctCTGTGACGTCACCAagggcccagccctgcctggtTCTCAGTCTCCAGGTGCCAGCACAGACCAGCGCACCAGGAGCCACTTTGTCTCAGCTCACGATGCGGTCGCTAATATGGTTATTCTTTTGGTCTACGTTTATCTCGTTTGTCTTTGCCTATATGTTTTATGTCCTGAGAGATGAAGCCAAAGAACCCCCATGGATGGTGCCCACCGGAAGGCACTTCCGAATTCGGCAGAGTCAACCAGAGCATGCCCCAGGCTGGTTTGGGAGCAATTCGCACTGGCTGTTAATCTTCCTCATGTTTTTGGTGATCCTGAAGTTTCCCGGAGGCAATGATGAAAGTAACGTGTGCACTCCTCCTGGCAGTCAGGGCTGTTCATTTGGCCCTCcaggaagaaagaatataaagGCTTCCCCCTACAAAGACTGTATGTGCGGTGCCTTAACCCAGGTCAAGACGAAACTTGTGAACCTTGTGTCCAGGATGCGGAATCTGAAACTCATTGCGGCAACCGGTGATAGACGCCAATGTCCCAATATCGAGCTTCTTGGTGATGCACAGAATAACATTACGGTATATGAGTTACGGGACACCGGAGACCCCGGTGGAGTGGATTTTCACATCAAGGAAGAAGCGTAGTTGAGTGTTGACCAACTGTATCCAAACCAATAAAAGTATtttgaagcaaaaggaaaaaaagcctcTGCTATTTTTTATTCGCGCtccagttttaccttttccagaatgtggTATAATTGGTATCATGCAGTGTATAACCTTTTCCAGACTgagagacctgcgttcgatccctggcttgggaagatcccctggagaagggaaaggctacccactccagtattctggcctggagaattcatgtgTATGTTTTTGTGTGGGCATTAGCTTTCAAATCATTTGGTGAACTATCTAGGAGCAAAATTGCTAGATCATAAGGTATAATAGTGTTTAGCTATGTAAGACATTGCTTCCAaaatgactgtaccattttgcatccccATTAACAATGAATGAGAACTCCTCTTGTTCAGCTGAACAATAGCCAGGCTGTCCTATCAcccactgaactacagagtagtaCCCTACCCAGGGTACCCCTTTAAGTCCCTGACATGCCAATccacagagtaggaccccagtgggggcgggagggggtcctctatgtgcctgacaccgAACAATAGAGAAGGACCCCAGCAAGGGAACCCTCTAAATGCCTGAActggcagagctatggagaaagactagccaaagaggccttctgattgctaGCTACCAGAGGCtcaacaaacaacaaacaaacaaaaacatactctgatagggccataactcctgtggctgaggcagtctgtgtccctgcacattTGGTGCTGTCAGGgtccctgtgacccaagcagctgcatcaCCATCATgctcaaccctcactggggcagagcttcCACAGACTCTGCATCTATGCACACGGTgtcactttggtcgtgtccacctctttgagaccctgtggactgtggcttaccaggttcctctgtcagtagggttctccaggcaagaatacaggagtgtattggccaatactagTTCCCCATAGCCTTCTACAGCACTATATTTCCCGCTgtcctagctgccaactcccataaaagcagctgcaccaccacCATACCTGGCCCTCAatggggcagacccaagtcctccagggcagcctcaggagtaAAGCCCAGTGGACGACCTAcctgcagaggtggaaataaaaccacagttgaaacccaggggtagtgtggctaaggaagaccCAAAACcatcccaccagctgtacaagctgcaaattaaatccacacaatcaactaggcagctTCTGTGTCtacagaatatataaaaggacactgagagctcccacatAAGAAAATGTGGTAGTTCTGATCACTGTGGACATTGGAAGCAAGCagacacaggagtaggaccagattagagtctAAGCTGCCCTCATAGCAGGCCCAGAGACcaacacagtgttggagggcaacCTACGGAGGTGAGGTgaactgtgactcccagcaagggaaaggacactgacagcagtgactcaagaaaaacttATTATTCTTctattttgacttgttctgtagttttttttttttcttttctttttgacatttctgttttccattttcccccactctgttgtagttgttggtTTTATTAGCACTGTGAAatataattaagcttttgagtgttttttttttcttttttcaatcacactttttattgctgttataaatCTCCTAGTCTACATTGGCCTTTTGTAGTTCTGCggagttttcctttccttttttttccttctttttttaatttttaaaaacctatatttttccctacatttattcctttgcttttcctactgttcttttccccttgctgttaatctttaa encodes the following:
- the LOC132658810 gene encoding protein FAM209-like — its product is MRSLIWLFFWSTFISFVFAYMFYVLRDEAKEPPWMVPTGRHFRIRQSQPEHAPGWFGSNSHWLLIFLMFLVILKFPGGNDESNVCTPPGSQGCSFGPPGRKNIKASPYKDCMCGALTQVKTKLVNLVSRMRNLKLIAATGDRRQCPNIELLGDAQNNITVYELRDTGDPGGVDFHIKEEA